The following coding sequences are from one Elusimicrobium minutum Pei191 window:
- the gcvPB gene encoding aminomethyl-transferring glycine dehydrogenase subunit GcvPB, translated as MKPQSKLSIEKSTEGKKGVALPELCKEASKFLPENLMRKEKPVLPEMSEFEVVRHFTNLSRKNYSLDTHFYPLGSCTMKYNPRAYEAAAAEPSFSSAHPFADANLAQGTLELMYNLERGLSEICGFHSFTLQPAAGAHGEWTGVLIAKAYHAKNNDLNRTEVIVPDTAHGTNPATANMAGLKVVNIKSGADGCVDLEALKEVLGPKTALVMLTVPNTAGLFEKDIKEIADMVHDAGSLLYMDGANFNALIGLAKPGEIGADILHLNLHKTFSTPHGGGGPGSGAVGVAEHLAEFLPGPIVVKNEKTGFFTLACPGPLSIGRVKAFYGNIAVLVKTYCYIKQHDGDTLKEIAQNAILNANYIKEKLKDFYPSFFDSVCMHECVLTINKEKFKNVKTLDVAKRLLDYGFYAPTIYFPLIVPEAMMIEPTETESKNTIDRFADAMISIYEEAVKTPELVTNAPQTQPVKRIDEVSAAREPNLRW; from the coding sequence ATTAAACCGCAAAGCAAGCTTTCCATAGAAAAATCAACAGAAGGCAAAAAAGGCGTTGCCTTACCAGAGCTTTGTAAAGAAGCTTCCAAATTTTTGCCCGAAAATTTAATGAGAAAAGAAAAACCTGTTTTACCTGAGATGAGCGAGTTTGAGGTTGTAAGGCATTTTACCAACCTTTCCCGTAAAAATTATTCTTTAGACACTCATTTTTATCCGCTCGGCTCTTGTACCATGAAATATAATCCCAGAGCTTATGAAGCCGCCGCGGCGGAACCTTCCTTTTCTTCCGCGCATCCTTTTGCCGACGCAAATTTGGCGCAGGGTACTTTGGAGCTTATGTATAACTTAGAAAGAGGGCTTAGCGAAATTTGCGGTTTTCATTCTTTTACGTTACAGCCCGCGGCCGGAGCGCACGGTGAGTGGACAGGTGTGCTTATAGCCAAGGCTTATCACGCTAAAAATAATGACCTTAACAGAACGGAAGTAATTGTTCCGGACACGGCCCACGGTACAAACCCGGCAACGGCCAATATGGCGGGCCTTAAGGTGGTTAACATTAAATCAGGCGCGGACGGCTGCGTTGATTTAGAAGCCTTAAAGGAAGTCCTTGGCCCTAAAACAGCTTTGGTTATGTTAACGGTTCCCAACACTGCGGGTCTTTTTGAAAAAGATATAAAAGAAATTGCCGATATGGTGCATGACGCGGGCTCACTTTTATATATGGACGGGGCTAATTTTAACGCTTTAATAGGCCTTGCCAAACCGGGTGAAATAGGCGCTGACATTTTGCACCTTAATTTGCATAAAACATTTTCCACGCCGCACGGCGGCGGCGGGCCAGGTTCGGGCGCTGTCGGCGTTGCCGAGCATTTGGCTGAATTTTTGCCAGGCCCGATTGTGGTTAAAAATGAAAAGACCGGATTTTTCACTCTTGCCTGTCCGGGTCCTTTAAGCATAGGCAGGGTTAAAGCTTTTTACGGCAATATAGCGGTGCTTGTTAAAACCTACTGTTATATCAAGCAGCATGACGGCGACACTTTAAAAGAAATAGCACAAAACGCTATTCTTAACGCTAATTACATTAAAGAAAAACTTAAAGATTTTTATCCTTCTTTTTTTGACAGCGTGTGCATGCACGAATGCGTTTTAACTATTAATAAAGAAAAATTTAAAAACGTTAAAACATTAGACGTTGCGAAAAGACTTTTGGATTACGGTTTTTACGCGCCCACGATTTACTTCCCGCTCATAGTGCCTGAAGCTATGATGATAGAACCTACGGAAACAGAATCTAAAAACACAATTGACAGGTTTGCGGATGCCATGATTTCTATTTATGAAGAGGCTGTTAAAACACCGGAGCTTGTTACAAACGCCCCGCAAACGCAGCCTGTTAAACGTATAGATGAAGTAAGCGCCGCGCGCGAACCTAATTTACGATGGTAG
- the gcvPA gene encoding aminomethyl-transferring glycine dehydrogenase subunit GcvPA, whose product MFVSNSEEQKQEMLSFLGYKNIEELIKDAAPGIGKADFDLPAALSELELQKHIGQLASKNKKALNFIGAGAYEHFTPAAVNAISSRGEFLTAYTPYQAEASQGTLQAIYEYQSSICALFDMDISNASHYDGATALAEAVGAAVKIKNKNTVLIPAALHPHYKQTLKTYFKYADIKFIEVSCEEGSTDIEDLKEQLENTNVAAFVLANPNFFGVVEEVDEISEVVKEAGALLIACVNPLSLGVLKTPGSYDADFAVGDGQVLGNSVYFGGPHLGIFTCKKEYVRSLPGRVVGIAKDKDGNRAFVLTLQAREQHIRRERSASNICSNQALCALNAVVYMTLLGPEGMVKVASLNLEKSHKLKDLLSKEGCKLKFKQPFFNEFVIECPKPAEEICKELANQGIAAGYPLKEFGGGFENALLVCATETKTDEEIKKFAQIMGGF is encoded by the coding sequence ATGTTTGTATCAAACAGTGAAGAACAAAAACAGGAAATGTTGTCTTTTTTAGGTTATAAAAATATAGAGGAGCTTATTAAAGACGCCGCTCCCGGCATAGGCAAAGCTGATTTTGATTTGCCCGCCGCGTTAAGCGAACTGGAACTTCAAAAGCATATAGGACAGCTTGCCTCTAAAAATAAAAAAGCGCTTAATTTTATCGGCGCGGGCGCTTATGAGCATTTTACCCCCGCGGCAGTTAACGCTATTTCTTCAAGGGGTGAATTTTTGACGGCATACACTCCTTACCAGGCTGAAGCCAGCCAAGGAACGCTGCAAGCTATTTACGAATACCAAAGCAGTATTTGTGCTTTATTTGATATGGACATATCAAACGCCTCCCATTATGACGGAGCTACCGCGCTGGCGGAAGCTGTGGGGGCGGCGGTAAAAATTAAAAATAAAAATACCGTTTTAATACCCGCGGCTTTGCATCCGCATTATAAGCAAACGCTTAAAACATATTTTAAATACGCCGACATAAAATTTATTGAAGTCTCCTGTGAAGAAGGTTCTACCGATATAGAAGATTTAAAAGAACAACTTGAAAATACCAATGTGGCAGCTTTTGTGTTGGCAAACCCCAACTTTTTCGGCGTTGTTGAGGAAGTTGACGAAATAAGCGAGGTTGTTAAAGAAGCGGGCGCGTTACTTATAGCGTGCGTTAATCCTTTAAGTTTGGGTGTTTTAAAAACGCCCGGCTCATATGACGCGGATTTTGCCGTTGGTGATGGTCAGGTTTTAGGCAACAGCGTATATTTCGGCGGGCCTCATTTAGGCATTTTTACCTGCAAAAAAGAATATGTGCGCAGTTTGCCGGGCCGGGTTGTAGGCATAGCTAAAGATAAAGACGGTAACCGCGCTTTTGTGCTTACTTTGCAAGCCAGAGAGCAGCATATAAGACGCGAGCGCTCGGCTTCCAATATTTGTTCAAACCAGGCTTTGTGCGCTTTAAACGCTGTTGTTTATATGACGCTTTTAGGGCCCGAAGGTATGGTGAAGGTGGCTTCTTTAAATTTGGAAAAATCGCATAAACTTAAAGATCTTCTTTCAAAAGAAGGCTGCAAGCTTAAATTTAAACAGCCTTTCTTTAATGAATTTGTTATTGAATGTCCCAAACCGGCTGAAGAAATTTGTAAAGAACTTGCCAATCAAGGTATAGCGGCGGGCTATCCTTTAAAAGAGTTTGGCGGAGGGTTTGAAAACGCCCTTCTTGTCTGCGCTACGGAAACTAAAACTGATGAAGAAATTAAAAAATTTGCGCAAATTATGGGAGGGTTCTAA
- the gcvH gene encoding glycine cleavage system protein GcvH, translated as MYNQENCKFAKTHEWAFVEGDNAVIGISDHAQHEISDIVFVELPKIGAKIDAGKSCCVIESVKSASDIYAPLSGEVIEVNSAVADDPSVINREPHGNGWLFKIKIADKTEEAALLDFAAYEASLK; from the coding sequence ATGTATAACCAAGAAAATTGCAAATTTGCCAAAACACATGAATGGGCTTTTGTGGAAGGCGACAACGCCGTTATCGGTATAAGCGACCATGCCCAGCATGAAATAAGCGACATAGTATTTGTCGAACTTCCTAAAATAGGTGCTAAAATTGACGCGGGGAAATCTTGCTGCGTTATAGAATCTGTTAAAAGCGCGTCCGATATATACGCTCCTTTAAGCGGTGAGGTTATTGAAGTAAACAGTGCCGTGGCGGACGATCCTTCCGTCATTAACAGAGAGCCGCACGGTAACGGCTGGTTATTTAAAATTAAAATAGCGGATAAAACCGAAGAAGCCGCCCTTCTTGACTTTGCGGCCTACGAAGCTTCTTTAAAATAA
- the gcvT gene encoding glycine cleavage system aminomethyltransferase GcvT, with product MAHSTDIQLQRTPLHKACVKAGGKMVDFHGWELPIQFAGIIAEHKSVREHAGIFDVSHMGQLLMTGRDVHKFLEYVTSNKIKNSPSQGTYTHVLNEKGGVVDDVVAFCKEEGKFLVVVNSATTHKDFKYFSKMTAGFDVVVEDLSSEFGMVAVQGPEAMSHAEKLVPGISELPRFNIKEVVLFGQRCLITRTGYTGEDGLEIMAPHKAIVDIWNFFIDLGAAPCGLGARDVLRLEAGYLLYGVDVDDEHTSYEASCGWVVKLDKPDFVAKAILAKQKEEGVKIKLTSFQLTGPGVPREHCKVFFKGEEIGSLTSGTYSPIFKGIGKGYVNRILEIDDEVEIESGARKMTAKVVKSFYKNRV from the coding sequence ATGGCACACTCAACAGATATACAATTACAAAGGACTCCTTTGCATAAAGCCTGCGTAAAAGCGGGCGGCAAGATGGTTGATTTTCACGGTTGGGAACTTCCTATACAATTTGCAGGTATAATAGCTGAACATAAATCCGTGCGCGAACACGCGGGGATTTTTGACGTCTCCCACATGGGCCAGCTTTTAATGACCGGGCGCGACGTGCATAAATTTTTAGAATACGTAACGTCTAATAAAATAAAAAACAGTCCTTCTCAGGGCACTTACACACATGTCCTAAATGAAAAGGGCGGCGTTGTTGACGATGTTGTGGCCTTTTGTAAAGAAGAAGGTAAATTCCTTGTTGTGGTAAATTCAGCCACAACTCATAAAGATTTTAAATACTTTTCAAAAATGACTGCGGGTTTTGACGTTGTTGTTGAGGACCTCAGCTCCGAGTTTGGCATGGTTGCCGTGCAAGGGCCGGAGGCTATGTCTCACGCGGAAAAACTTGTGCCCGGCATATCTGAACTTCCCAGGTTTAATATTAAAGAAGTTGTTTTATTTGGGCAGCGCTGTCTTATTACCCGTACAGGCTATACAGGTGAGGACGGACTGGAAATTATGGCTCCTCATAAAGCAATTGTTGATATATGGAACTTTTTTATTGATTTAGGCGCGGCTCCCTGCGGTTTAGGCGCGAGGGACGTTTTAAGGCTTGAGGCGGGTTATCTTTTGTACGGCGTTGACGTTGATGACGAACATACCTCCTACGAGGCTTCCTGCGGCTGGGTTGTTAAGCTTGACAAACCGGACTTTGTGGCAAAAGCTATTTTGGCCAAACAAAAGGAAGAAGGCGTAAAAATTAAATTAACTTCTTTCCAGCTTACCGGGCCGGGAGTACCTAGAGAACATTGCAAAGTTTTTTTTAAAGGGGAGGAAATAGGTTCTTTAACAAGCGGAACGTATTCCCCCATTTTTAAAGGTATCGGAAAAGGCTATGTAAATAGAATTTTAGAAATTGACGATGAAGTTGAAATAGAATCAGGCGCGCGCAAAATGACCGCGAAAGTAGTAAAAAGTTTTTACAAGAACAGAGTTTAA
- the rplI gene encoding 50S ribosomal protein L9: MKVILRKDVKNLGMVGDIVEVKPGYGRNYLIPQGLAEVATEGAVKNWQLGAERRAKKIEAELKAAQAAASKLKDIVLTFTKSVNTEGVVFGSVNKADIYKALKELGHEIEKENIELNMPVKKLGETDVNIYFKPTVSAVIKVKIEPVVVEAK, translated from the coding sequence ATGAAAGTCATTTTGAGAAAAGACGTAAAAAATTTAGGCATGGTCGGCGATATTGTTGAAGTTAAACCCGGCTATGGAAGAAACTATTTAATCCCCCAGGGCTTGGCGGAAGTAGCCACCGAAGGCGCAGTTAAAAACTGGCAGCTTGGCGCGGAAAGAAGAGCCAAAAAAATTGAAGCCGAACTTAAAGCCGCTCAAGCAGCAGCTTCTAAGCTTAAAGATATTGTTCTTACTTTTACAAAGAGCGTCAATACGGAAGGCGTTGTTTTCGGTTCAGTTAACAAAGCCGATATATACAAAGCTCTTAAAGAACTCGGACATGAAATCGAAAAGGAAAATATCGAACTTAATATGCCCGTTAAAAAACTTGGCGAAACAGACGTCAATATTTACTTTAAACCTACAGTTTCAGCTGTAATCAAAGTTAAAATTGAGCCCGTAGTAGTTGAAGCTAAATAA
- the rpsR gene encoding 30S ribosomal protein S18 has protein sequence MSEEKIVNTEAAPEAVAERPARAERSERPERPAKGPFGKKRFESRRKVCKLCAEKIENVDYKNFQFIKSFTMDSGKILSRRITGTCAKHQRQIASAVKRDRNLAILPYSLPKK, from the coding sequence ATGTCAGAAGAAAAGATTGTTAATACAGAAGCTGCTCCCGAAGCCGTCGCAGAAAGGCCGGCAAGAGCAGAAAGATCAGAAAGACCAGAAAGGCCGGCTAAAGGTCCTTTTGGAAAAAAACGCTTTGAAAGCAGAAGAAAAGTCTGCAAACTCTGCGCTGAAAAAATTGAAAATGTTGATTATAAGAACTTTCAGTTCATTAAATCATTTACAATGGATTCGGGTAAAATCCTTTCCAGAAGAATTACCGGCACATGCGCTAAACATCAGCGCCAAATAGCGTCAGCTGTTAAAAGGGACAGAAACTTGGCTATCTTGCCTTATTCTTTACCTAAAAAATAA
- a CDS encoding single-stranded DNA-binding protein has product MASQIRLPEQNLVLLTGRLTRDANTAFTQKGAAVSRFDIAVNRRYMDANGSWQDETTFVPVTLWGPAAERSKDRLKKGVPVHVEGRLVLNEYTDKNGVAHKNLQVNCRRIQILQSAFSESASGSGASFNDTPVDNEAIDDDVPF; this is encoded by the coding sequence ATGGCATCACAAATAAGATTACCTGAACAGAACCTTGTTCTTCTTACCGGCAGACTGACCAGAGACGCGAACACGGCTTTTACCCAAAAGGGCGCCGCTGTAAGCCGTTTTGACATAGCGGTCAACCGCAGGTATATGGACGCTAACGGCAGCTGGCAGGACGAAACAACCTTTGTGCCCGTAACCCTTTGGGGTCCCGCGGCCGAAAGGTCTAAGGACAGGCTTAAAAAAGGCGTGCCCGTGCACGTTGAAGGCCGTTTAGTGCTTAACGAATATACGGATAAAAACGGCGTTGCGCACAAAAATCTTCAGGTTAATTGCAGAAGAATACAGATTTTACAGTCTGCGTTTTCTGAATCGGCTTCAGGCTCCGGCGCCTCGTTTAATGATACCCCGGTTGACAATGAAGCTATTGATGATGATGTCCCGTTTTAA
- the rpsF gene encoding 30S ribosomal protein S6, with product MRTYETVTILKPQLSDNEVAEFLNSAKEFITKAGGEIVSEEKLGRRRFTHEIDHVRDGFYVYLKFRALPAFVKSWDEMAKLNEQILRSIVMLSIEIKAKAQTVK from the coding sequence ATGAGAACTTACGAAACAGTAACAATACTTAAGCCTCAGCTTTCAGATAATGAAGTGGCTGAGTTTTTAAACTCTGCGAAAGAGTTTATTACAAAAGCAGGCGGGGAAATAGTCTCCGAAGAAAAGCTTGGTAGAAGAAGATTTACTCATGAAATCGATCACGTTCGTGACGGTTTTTATGTGTATTTAAAATTCAGAGCTCTTCCTGCATTCGTAAAAAGCTGGGATGAAATGGCCAAGCTTAACGAACAAATACTGCGCTCAATAGTAATGCTTTCTATCGAAATAAAAGCTAAAGCGCAAACCGTAAAATAG
- a CDS encoding adenylosuccinate synthetase has protein sequence MIDIVSGGQAGDEGKGKISAYLSYKGNYSYCVRVGGPNAGHTVIKDGKKYTLKNIPSGFLNPKTKLVLGPGAYTKLEWFMAEVEATGVRDRIIVDPFAVLINDAQTSAEKENAHFMQSIGSVGTGLGQAVRDRIERRQITFAKDEPLLKEYIREVPELLNKALGKNEDILLEGTQGIKLSLLHGEYPFVTSRDTTACTFLAEAGLGPKAVRDVYVIFKPYVSRVGPGPLKGEITEEEDLEVYHTKGGEVGSVSKRLRRIGDFEPYYAKRAIAINNGNKIAITHIDMFKGNDNVKKFEDLTDEAKNFIFNIEDMMKDVYPFPKVALISHGAELEDVIVR, from the coding sequence ATGATAGATATAGTTAGCGGCGGTCAAGCCGGAGACGAAGGAAAGGGCAAAATTTCCGCCTACCTTTCATACAAAGGCAATTACAGTTACTGTGTGCGCGTCGGCGGTCCGAACGCGGGACATACTGTTATCAAAGACGGTAAAAAATACACTTTAAAAAACATACCTTCGGGCTTTTTAAACCCTAAAACAAAACTAGTTTTAGGCCCGGGGGCTTATACAAAACTTGAATGGTTTATGGCGGAAGTTGAAGCTACCGGCGTTAGGGACAGAATTATAGTTGACCCTTTTGCCGTTTTAATTAACGACGCACAGACCTCGGCCGAAAAAGAAAATGCGCATTTTATGCAAAGTATAGGAAGCGTCGGCACGGGTTTGGGGCAGGCTGTCAGGGACAGAATTGAACGCCGCCAGATTACCTTTGCCAAAGACGAGCCTTTGCTTAAAGAGTATATACGGGAAGTACCTGAACTTCTTAACAAGGCTCTTGGTAAGAATGAGGATATTTTGCTTGAAGGAACACAAGGCATCAAACTTTCTTTGCTTCACGGGGAATACCCTTTTGTTACTTCACGCGATACTACCGCCTGCACGTTTTTGGCCGAAGCGGGTTTAGGCCCCAAAGCGGTAAGAGACGTTTACGTTATTTTTAAACCTTATGTAAGCCGTGTCGGCCCCGGTCCTTTAAAGGGTGAAATTACCGAAGAAGAAGATTTGGAAGTTTACCATACAAAAGGCGGCGAAGTAGGCTCCGTAAGCAAAAGGTTAAGAAGAATAGGCGATTTTGAACCTTACTACGCAAAACGCGCTATCGCAATTAATAACGGTAATAAAATAGCCATTACCCACATTGATATGTTTAAAGGCAATGATAATGTTAAAAAGTTTGAAGACCTTACCGACGAAGCTAAAAACTTCATTTTTAATATAGAGGATATGATGAAAGATGTATATCCTTTCCCCAAAGTTGCGCTTATTTCACACGGCGCCGAATTGGAAGACGTTATAGTAAGGTAA
- the purB gene encoding adenylosuccinate lyase, with amino-acid sequence MSKSHISPLDGRYKSKLSALSHYMGEAALSGQRVNVEIEYFKALAGLGLKNFPKLKESEVKILNSILPLSEADLVTIKDIEFRGYRQIKATNHDVKAIEYFLKLRLGASSLKNRLEWIHFALTSEDINSISYALMLRDGVENVLLPELKKIHKELTDLSKKYASTIILARTHGQAAVPTTFGKEFKVFEYRLRRQIKQLEKQQISCKLGGAVGNFNAHFAAFDKVNWHSFAKKFISGFNKGRGVKIFLNEVSTQIDSHDTYAELFDNVKRANTILLDFCQDMWRYISDDYIKQRPVEGEVGSSTMPQKVNPIDFENAEGNIGLANALFGYFSSKLPVSRLQRDLSDSTVSRNFAVAFGYSVVAYSAILKGLGKISVNTQKCAQALHEHPEVLAEGVQTILRACGIQNPYEKLKALTRGKKIDNEVLRRFIEDLDVSKEVKDKLKKLSLEQYTGIAAKLAKGLK; translated from the coding sequence ATGTCAAAATCACACATAAGCCCTTTAGACGGGCGTTACAAGAGCAAACTTTCCGCGCTCTCCCATTATATGGGGGAAGCCGCGCTAAGCGGACAAAGAGTTAATGTTGAAATAGAATATTTTAAAGCGTTAGCAGGCCTGGGTTTAAAAAACTTTCCCAAACTTAAAGAAAGTGAAGTTAAAATTTTAAATTCCATTTTGCCCCTTTCCGAAGCGGACCTTGTTACAATAAAAGATATTGAATTTAGGGGATACCGCCAAATAAAGGCCACCAACCATGACGTTAAGGCCATAGAATACTTTTTAAAATTAAGGCTCGGCGCTTCAAGCCTTAAAAACCGTTTGGAATGGATACATTTTGCTTTAACTTCGGAAGATATTAACAGCATTTCTTACGCGCTTATGCTTCGTGACGGGGTTGAAAATGTTTTGCTTCCAGAGCTTAAAAAAATACATAAAGAATTGACGGATCTTTCCAAAAAATACGCCTCAACGATTATTTTGGCAAGAACGCACGGGCAGGCGGCCGTTCCTACCACTTTCGGTAAAGAATTTAAAGTTTTTGAATACAGATTAAGAAGGCAGATAAAACAGCTTGAAAAACAGCAGATATCTTGCAAACTCGGCGGAGCCGTGGGCAACTTTAACGCGCATTTTGCCGCGTTTGATAAAGTAAACTGGCATTCTTTCGCCAAAAAATTTATTTCGGGCTTTAACAAAGGCCGCGGCGTAAAGATATTTTTAAATGAAGTTTCCACTCAAATTGATTCGCATGATACTTACGCGGAGCTTTTTGATAATGTAAAAAGAGCCAATACAATACTTTTGGATTTTTGCCAGGATATGTGGCGTTATATAAGCGACGATTACATTAAGCAGCGTCCGGTCGAAGGGGAGGTAGGGTCTTCCACCATGCCTCAAAAAGTTAATCCGATAGATTTTGAAAACGCCGAGGGAAATATAGGGCTTGCCAACGCGCTTTTCGGCTATTTTTCCTCAAAGTTGCCTGTTTCAAGGCTGCAGAGGGATTTGTCAGACTCCACGGTTTCCCGCAATTTCGCCGTGGCTTTCGGTTACTCTGTTGTGGCTTACTCAGCCATACTTAAAGGCCTTGGCAAAATAAGCGTAAATACGCAAAAGTGTGCCCAGGCGCTGCATGAGCACCCGGAAGTTCTTGCCGAAGGTGTTCAAACAATACTTAGAGCCTGTGGCATTCAAAACCCGTATGAAAAGCTTAAAGCTTTAACCAGAGGCAAAAAGATTGATAATGAAGTTTTACGTAGATTTATTGAGGATTTAGATGTAAGCAAAGAAGTAAAAGACAAACTAAAAAAGCTTTCTTTAGAGCAATACACCGGAATAGCGGCAAAATTGGCCAAAGGGCTGAAATAA
- the radC gene encoding RadC family protein — protein MKEKEKPSHTGHRERIKNKFAKNGLDGFMEHETLELLLTYSIPRKDTKPIAWELIKKFGSLSGVLDASPQELMEVKGVGKETALFLKVVRGVYKKYAFSKLKKADIIRTPEDVANYCRASLAEHKDEVFEVIYLTVRNTVIGTEVLSVGAIDRASISPRKVVEGALKAKAVGIVLVHNHPSGDPSPSMEDISFTKEVAQAARILGIMVHDHIIVVRGGYYSMRAKSQI, from the coding sequence ATGAAAGAAAAAGAAAAGCCAAGCCATACCGGACACAGGGAAAGAATAAAAAACAAGTTTGCCAAAAACGGGTTGGACGGTTTCATGGAGCACGAAACGCTTGAGCTTTTGCTTACCTATTCTATACCCCGTAAAGACACAAAACCCATAGCTTGGGAGCTTATAAAAAAATTTGGCTCTTTAAGCGGGGTGTTGGACGCGTCACCCCAGGAACTTATGGAAGTTAAAGGCGTAGGAAAGGAGACGGCTTTATTTTTAAAAGTGGTGCGCGGCGTTTATAAAAAATACGCTTTTAGCAAATTAAAAAAGGCCGATATTATAAGAACGCCTGAGGATGTGGCTAACTATTGCAGGGCTTCTTTGGCCGAACACAAGGATGAGGTTTTTGAAGTAATTTATCTTACTGTCAGAAACACTGTTATAGGTACGGAAGTACTTTCCGTAGGCGCTATTGACCGCGCCAGCATATCACCCAGGAAAGTGGTTGAAGGCGCTTTAAAGGCAAAAGCCGTGGGGATAGTGCTTGTGCATAACCATCCTTCGGGGGACCCTTCCCCCTCTATGGAAGATATTTCTTTTACCAAAGAAGTTGCGCAGGCCGCGCGGATTTTGGGCATAATGGTGCATGACCATATTATTGTTGTGCGCGGCGGTTATTACAGCATGCGCGCGAAAAGCCAGATATAA
- the lpdA gene encoding dihydrolipoyl dehydrogenase, whose protein sequence is MSKNIVIIGAGPGGYPAALKAASLGAKVTVIEKKAVGGTCLNCGCIPSKSLLDAAHRFDIVKKIPSLAIEESITANPDWNKISLRRKNVIERFQKSILSMFNTAGITYIEGRAKFKNDSEVELLTQEGMKIIHFDSAVLAAGTHPFIPEIFKGIDILDNSNVFDIPKLPQTITILGGGVIGCEFASLFNSLGVKVTIIEMQPALVPGEDETSIRTLTQSFKKRGINILTSVIADKARVENGKKIITLSTGEDIAADEILVAVGRTAHLGDIGLENIGVPWTRRGVEVNPQTLHLAKNIYAVGDVNGLCLLAHAASKQGEVAASNICGHKEVYNNNLIPRAMYTSPEVASAGLNKAQAEKAGYEVKIQRAFFLANGRAQTQDETEGQLQIFSDAKTLKILGAAIAGPNASEMIHIFSVAIAAGMTTTRLKDVVFAHPSLSEIITEALAK, encoded by the coding sequence ATGAGCAAAAACATTGTAATTATAGGCGCCGGCCCGGGCGGATATCCCGCTGCGTTAAAAGCCGCTTCTTTAGGCGCGAAAGTAACAGTTATTGAAAAAAAAGCCGTCGGCGGAACCTGCCTTAACTGCGGCTGCATACCTTCAAAATCTCTTTTAGACGCGGCTCACCGTTTTGATATAGTTAAAAAAATACCCTCGCTTGCTATAGAAGAATCCATAACCGCTAATCCCGATTGGAATAAAATCTCTTTAAGAAGAAAAAATGTTATTGAGCGTTTTCAAAAAAGTATTCTTTCAATGTTTAATACGGCGGGTATTACATATATTGAAGGCCGCGCTAAATTTAAAAATGATAGCGAAGTTGAGCTTTTAACACAAGAAGGAATGAAAATAATCCATTTCGACTCTGCTGTTTTAGCCGCCGGAACACACCCTTTTATACCGGAAATTTTTAAAGGCATTGATATTTTAGACAACAGCAATGTATTTGATATACCTAAACTGCCACAAACAATTACTATTTTAGGCGGCGGCGTTATAGGGTGCGAATTTGCAAGCCTGTTTAATTCTTTAGGCGTAAAAGTAACAATTATTGAAATGCAGCCCGCCCTTGTACCGGGTGAAGACGAAACCTCGATAAGAACGCTCACACAATCCTTTAAAAAACGGGGAATAAATATTTTAACCTCCGTAATAGCGGACAAGGCGCGCGTTGAAAACGGCAAAAAAATTATTACTTTATCCACAGGCGAGGATATTGCCGCTGACGAAATTTTAGTTGCCGTAGGCCGCACGGCGCACCTTGGCGATATCGGACTTGAAAATATAGGCGTACCGTGGACAAGAAGGGGCGTTGAGGTTAACCCCCAAACTTTACACCTTGCCAAAAATATTTACGCTGTGGGCGACGTAAACGGACTTTGCCTGCTTGCGCACGCGGCTTCAAAACAAGGCGAGGTGGCGGCTTCAAACATTTGCGGACATAAAGAAGTTTATAATAATAATTTAATACCGAGAGCAATGTATACCTCGCCGGAAGTTGCCTCTGCGGGTTTAAATAAGGCGCAGGCTGAAAAAGCGGGATATGAGGTTAAAATCCAGCGCGCGTTTTTTTTAGCTAACGGCAGAGCACAAACGCAAGATGAAACCGAAGGGCAGTTGCAAATTTTTTCTGACGCTAAAACTTTAAAAATTTTAGGCGCGGCCATAGCCGGCCCGAACGCCAGTGAAATGATTCATATTTTTAGCGTGGCTATTGCCGCCGGTATGACAACAACCCGGCTAAAAGACGTTGTGTTCGCGCACCCCAGTTTATCTGAAATTATAACGGAGGCTTTGGCTAAATAA